GTCGTACAAATGGTATCAAACGAACTCCAATTGACCTCATTCAAGCGACATTAGAACTGTCTCATTGAACTCTACCatgtgagattttaggttttcactTTTAGATTTATAGGttgtagattttagaatttttgtttattATCATTGTGTTTTTTTTAGACTTACTGTGTCTTTTTCCTCGACATTGTTGTGTTATATTTACTCGAGATTGTGTCATCTATTGTGTCTTtatacacttcttatttttaggagcTTTTGTATAATAACTTAACCCTCAAAATTAGATCCATTATTTATTTTGTTCGGCAATAGACATAAGTGTGGACTACTATGTATTTATAGGATAAACTTCAGTAGTGCATTAGAGTTCAATTTTAAAAAGTTTGTTTTCCCACTTGGGTTTCTATTAGATTTGGCACCCCTTTAGTTAGGAAGTTTGTTGTGTTTAGTATTCAgtttttaaaggtttttttaacaatgtaatatgtttatattatTGGATAAACCAAACTTCTACTAAAAACTTTTTTATATAAAAGTTTCTAATAAAACTAAAATGCCATTTTGTTGAATATGATATTTAAGACGATATGTTTTTTAAATGCATTTTGTTCTTTTATAAATAATTGCAAAGAGAACATGTTTATTAAGATATCTAATATTTTAATTGAATAGAATAGCTTACAGTTGAAAAGATCTAGAAAACCCTTAAATCTAAATGTGAgaaaatttatcatgtttttctctttttgataaattattttaaattatttttgcTGAGTTCTTACTTTTTAAAGAATGTCAAAATAAGATTTACGAAGCTTGTATATCTAAGATTTTAATTGAATAGAATAGCTTACAGTTGAAAACAGGCCCGGCTATACCCAAGTGCTGGGTGGGCTTGAGAACAGGGCCCAAATAATTAAGGGGCCCAAAAAATTTTAAGTTTTCTTTATATATAGCCCAAAATTTTTTAAAGGCCCAAAGCTTTGTACAAACCCAAACCCTTAACAGATTACAGGCCCCATCCTTTGTCAAAAATACAATTTTCGCTGCAAATCAAACGACGCTTCTTCTCTGCGCTAGGGATTTCTGAAATCTGAATTCTGATCGAACACTGTGTAACACAACAATAGTCATCATCATCGCGATTCAACACAACAATAGTCATCATCATCGCGATTCAGGACATCATAATCATTCTCGCAGATAATAGTCATCATCATCACGGAATCACCGCTGCACGGTTTCGAGGTATTTGTTTGTTGTCTGTTGATTTTTGCTTGTTGTTATctgttacgagtcgcaaccacggttccGAGTTACATCTTGATTTCAACAAAGATGAATGATGTTTGTTTTTTCCGATTTACGGTTCCGAGTTACTGAGTTACATCTTGATTGCAACCACGGTATTTGTTTGTTGTCTattgatttttttgttttttcatagCCGGTTATCTTTTTCTAGACTTTTGCCACTTTCAAGCCCACCCAAGTGTTGTCATCTGTTATGAAATATCAAATATGAATGATGTGAAttgctttttttttctttttttttttgcagttgaTATCCGACATTCCGACTATCCGTCTTCTTAAGCCCACTGCCGAAGCCTAAAGTGACTTCATCTTGAGGTAAATTGGTAAAATCttgataataataattatttatgttttattaattatACTTCAAATGTATTAGACTTCGTGTGAATTGTTATTGAATGGATTTTATTCGTTAATATGTAGAAATAATGCCTCCCGTTCCTAACTACAAACACCTATCCGGGTTGGCGACAATATCTATTGAAAGTGAAATATTAGATACTATGGATTACAAGGAGTTGATCGAGAGCTTTGCTTCAAAAAACGTTAGGAGAACCACACTGTTTGCTTAGCAAGTAAGTTTGATACTTTAATcatttttgctacactatttttgttaatttgttttatctatttcataacaattatcgtagtattatcaatttttagtatttatatatatatgattgaatgattgatgagtttctgttatatgaagatttgcgaatagggcccaaattttttatctcgaacagggccaaaattttttttgtgattttcggagacggccctggtTGAAAAGATCTGGAAAACCCTTAAATCTAAATGTGAGAAAATTTATCATGTTTATCTCTTTTTGATgaattattttaaattatttttgcTGAGTTCTTACTTTTTAAAAAATGTCAAAATAAGATTTACGAACCTTGTATAACACTAAAGATAAATTAGTTATGGACCTTGTTGACTATGGATATTTGTCTCATTTTTCAAGGGGCTAGGAGATTAGGTCGAAATTATCCCATGGCAGTTGGTCGGATTGGGTCTTCTGCTCACGGGTTTGTTGTTGATCTGGCCTTTTATTTGGTTTTTTTGTCTTTATGCTTGTAGGCTTTTTCAGTTGCAAACACGTTGAAAAGGGTGGCGAGGATTTGTAACTGTATCTTATGAcaagattttaagttattttcttaTCAGCTCTAGTTCTAAAAGCGTTCACCGACTTAATATTTTATTGGGCATTTTTAGGTGAGGATGTATTCGGTATAATGGTTGACATAGCAGGGAAATCTATTActggtgctgtttgttttttcagaggtaaaatgtCTACAGTCTGCAGACCACATCTGCagatagggctgtaaacgaaccaaacgttcagcgaaccgttcgtgaactgttcggcaggaagttcgtttatgttcgttcgtttaataaacgaacgaacacgaacaaggaatttcgttcgattagctaaatgaatgaacatgaacaaaggtctcgttcgttcaattgtgttcgtgaacgttcggtaatgtgttcgtaaacgttcgtgaacattcgttcatttgcaTTCGTTTATGTTCGCATGTTTGTGGTTTAATGAAAGatttttgtactttcatatattttatttatacttttcatattattaaacttatatttattttattacccaaAGAATTAAACTTGAAAAACCTTGTTTCACCTTGTCTATGcaccatttccctttcatttcttattatttacatcgacgaatacgatcgacctccgttccacaataaggaattcaagttctagtgctactctctgggccatccacctttatccttTGTCGCATTcgtcaaatttatttgtgttcgtgaaccgttcgtgaacacgcccatttccttaatgaacaaacacgaacataaaatctcgttcggtaactgttcatgaaccgttcgtgaacacatttatttccttaacgaacgaacacgaacaaggccttgtttgtgttcgttcggttcgtttacagccctatctGCAAACATATGTaacagaagaggtggaccaaacctctgtagtctgcaaggagaagactttttgttttttaacttctgcaagcTGCTAATAAATTTCTGAATTTTAACTCCTAAAATCAGCAAAATACCACCAAATTTATGAAATTTAAcaccaaaaatcatcaaaataccATCAAATTTCTGAAATTTAACACCAAACTTTTGAAATTTAACTAGATAATGAGCTGTAAACCGATAAACCCTAACATATCAGCAAAAAGTCACAATTAGTTAATGCTAAAACAAATACGAACCTCCTTCGAAGTCATTTATTTCGGCGAATGCAGAGAACGGATCGTCACCGTCGTCGGGAAGAGATGAGGTCCACTGGAGTGAGTCAAGTCGTGCTAGTTGTCCGACAACATCTGATTTGACCGGGTTTCGCTTTCTCTGTTTCTTCTTTGGCGGTAGAGTGGTCATCTTTTCCGGTAGGGTTTTGACTAATACGGCGGTGATGAGCGGTTGGAGGCTGCAAGATTACTTCATGTATTTGCTTGCTTGTTGGGGTTTAGGCTACCAGTTAATAATGTACAATCCGGATGCTGCTATGGAGGTTGGCGGGGGTGGGAGGAGGAGAAGGGTGGAGGAGAAGGTGCTAGGGTTTTTATGGGAAAAGTTCTATGTGTTTTCAAAATGTGGAGGAAAAGAGAGTCTGACCCAAGAAGATATTGATCCATGTCTGCACCAGAAAGAGGTCAcacagaccttttttaatgaaaggttttgagaaaacaaacaaactacagaATCAAACGTCTGTGCGTAGTCTGCGTGGGGCAGACATAAAAGGTTCTGAAGAGcttttcacaaaataaaaaaaaaaaacaaacacccaatGCAAAGATTTATCTCCTTGATGTTTGTTATAATAACAATGCATAATATTATCAATGTTGTTTTTATGGGCCCAAGTGTACACTGTATCAATGTTTTATCCATATAGCTTGAGCACTGACCATAAATTTTCATATGTCAATGCAGGGTATCATTTATAGGTTGTGGGTCAAAATAGAGAGTGTCTCAATTTGTTAAGTAAATTCTATGAGAACTGGATAGAAAACAACTTTGTATCAAAGTGACATTTGTTTATATCAATTTCATAATTTTCCATTATGCAAGTCTCGTATTTTATATGCTTGTATTCTTTTATTAAATCTGGAAAAAGTAGATGGAAACTGTTCCCGATTTGTTTTGCCATCTTATCCAGGAATAGTATTacaaaacaatattattaaattGATAATAATATAACAACATGGAGAGTCTCGAGCATGTTGAAATGTGATATAACACATTGTTTTAATCACTTGTATACTAATGCATCGTCTACTTGTACGTTTTAATCCGCACGTCAATACTGACCAAGACAACTATTGAAATATCTACAAAAATGAGTAGGCCGTCATGGTGCCTTTAGATTTTTTCtaaaacattatagtttataagatacgGTAAGAATAAGTAGAAGAATTATAAGTTCGTTGTGGATGGGGAATAGTCTAACTAATTATCCATAACTTTATTAAAActcagggatttaagtgtaataagatgAGGGGCTAAAATATAATTAGTGTTTAAAAAATTAATTTACGGGTGTATCTATAAATTAAGAGggaaaaagttcttattttttagGTATCTTAAAATGCTCATCCTTcatgcattatatatatatatatatatatatatatatatatatatatatatatatatatatatatatatatatagagagagagagagagagagagaggagttgggtagaaagtgggttttttctagaaagtctaggaagcaataagaatgtGACACATGGCATTGagggattttaactaaaagggcacttgtgtaatttgacattttattttatttttgaaattttatctCTCATTAACTAACAATGCATAATTATGGAAACTGTTTCTCCGTGATTTTCTCAACGGTGGTTTTTGAAACATAGTAAGATGTGAACAGCAAGCAAAAAACGAATCATGTCCGTCTTCTTCTACATCACAAActgaaaaccctaatttcagttCACGGTGAAGGTGGTTGTCGTCGTAAGTTAACAGCCGGAGATGGTTGAACGAAGATGAAGATGGTGATTATGATGGGTGACAGCCGGAGACGATGATGAAGGTGGGGGTTGAAGATGGAGGGTGTCGAAGAGAATTGAAGATGACGACGGAAGGGTGATgatggaggatttcttgacgttgtgttttaccaTTCATACTGGTAATGAtagaggatttcttgacattgtgttttaacattcatgctggtaatgctggaggatttcttgacgctgtgttttaccatccatgcatgtaatgctggaggatttcttgacattgtgttttaagagcaagcagattaatacagttgtgttttaacattcATGCTGGTAAtactggaggatttcttgacactgtgttttaccatccatgcagataatgctggaggatttcttgacattgtgttttaccagcaagcagattaatacagttgtgttttagcattcatgttggtaatgctggaggatttcttgacgctgtgttttaccatccatgctggtaatgctggaggatttcttgacattatgttttaacagcaagcagattaatacagttgtgttttagcattcatgttggtaatgctggaggatttcttgacgctgtgttttaccattcagattcatacagttgtgttttaacagcaagcagattaatacagCTGTGTttgagcattcatgttggtaatgctggaggatttcttgacgctgggttttaccattcatgctggtaatttttttggtcaaaaatcacacaaggataatgcaaccaaactttatgtaaatggggtatgatgcttggtttgtagaaaaagtataGGATCACTTCaatatgaaatatgcaaagacacaatgatttatacgaggaaaaagcccttgatcaatgtatgatctccggcataaaaaacctcgggtgatggcaactaccgatcaccaaacttcaatataagaaaaatagttacaactttggatgataatgagctgagtacaaggatcactatagtttcgagtgtctaagcgtgtgagagttgtgtcgtgtgttcttccgaatgaagaagagtgctatatatacaagtgtaggtgacctattttaggtaaaaagactaataatcagctcattacccctttagaaataaaagacaatctagcctaaattgccgcccttaaatcaagctaagtttccatatcctttgcaacgtctatctccgattaagctaatgccataattgtgaagacgcgtcccttggttatgatgctaagagcgtatcctgctagatgttcctgcaagataacattgtattaaacgaaggtatccgttagcatgaggatcctataatggtccatgatcctgatcctgaagtcctgctgaggatcactgtctgccaaagaaacaaggatcactggttaggatcacgtgtaaggatcatgtataataaaaatccagccctaacaattgcccccaaaatataaggagttaattgtaaattaatgagttatattttgctctgatcttatcttcaacggactactcggataactagccgttataagcggactagccgttgtgatcattacgtcatagatgtgacaatccctgcaaatcaagattataaataggagatagggttgggatcattctgcatttaaattcgagatatcttccctttataatctccaccgaagattgatcaggtactctcttcttctctctttcctttcttccttctcttgctctgttttttctgcttttactctgtttctgctccgccacaagtatgttgctccgaaattctccacataaggattccaagaagagcagtcccctaaaaagccaagggatcatcaaggactctcctacggagagatgttgctttactgatgctcatgtagacaggattcgtcattgctttccggcgaatgctgttttcaaatccttcacacctactgctttgagcgactttgtttcagacgtctgggtggcttttcctgctactccgttcaccatagggtattcgtatccttttccagcctttacccaatccttcttttctttaaccggcatatcttatatccaagctatgccgatgatctggagggtcttgtgtaccttcgagaggatcatcgagcaggaggggattgatttagggatagcagagctggccgagctttatgatcttaccacgtttggttctcatcgatatttgctgaaacggaaggccggggaggatcaccctgttttgaaagttaccaaaaatgacacaaactggaagcgtcgtttcttctttgtgagaagggattccctccctgatgggaatgatctgcccaaggagtgggccacccatggtaggatagaggatcatCAGACtggtctcttatgatgaggatcactaatgtcttgttttttgtttattgtgcagctgtctccattgctcatctcaagttaacccctgctgccagagaaaGGGTCcttgctttcaagaagcttgatcctgaaatcagaagttttcaagtcaccgtccaagattctcaagaagtatcctccgcatctgccactatgtcaagtaagtatccttattaaaaagtaagttatatgtaagactgtttagttagtaagggaacttatcttgttttggttgtgtaggcgctgggaaacctgctaagtctgccaagtctgcatccaagttcgggattgatgaacttgccaacgtcaagtcttcacgaaagaaggcttctgttgccagtccctctgcttcggctcctaaagcacctgttagaggtaaggggaagaagaggaagacttctgaggatctccaaggatttcccctgatccgccaacagttccttgactatgtcaatgaggtatggatcattgcccctgttggttatccttctcgaatatcctgcttttttgaggatcacctgatcctgaacttaccttttttctcttttgcagaaacttgctgagattgagacctaccttggccacgtcgaggatcaggagagccaaatcgccgacctccaacaaatgggcgtgttaaaggatctcaagatagccgatcttgagaaggagctccgggctacaaaggatgaggctgctcaaaggctaattgacatggatggcgagaagcaggagatcatccaggatgccaaggtctctgccgcaactgctatgtacaagatacaactacaaatggctgcggaggctcaggatcctgcctttgacaagagctcatgggacgtggagggttggaaggcaagattggcagagctggaggatgaggacgaagcagaggagatcccaatgctggagggcggtgatgctgacaaggatcagggtggagaagctggtggtgatggagcagcaaaggtgtgagctgctggattgggcgatgatggatatttcgagactaggccggagcccaatttttttgagtttggtagtggtttgtttgtggtttgaaacaattatggtctgtaatctttgaacaatagtttttagggttaaggatcctggatcctttggacaataggtaggattacaaaaggtggagggatcctctgtttgggggatgaagcctttgtgatcctgccgcctttaatttcctgcacatgctaagaccgcatagacaatggacaccctttgccaacccatgtggacgggccacgctttgctggtagaaatgtgggttggcaattttgacaacttttgaagggtcaatcctttcgttaataaataaaatcttaaatttttgtcgcttatcttgtgttattatcctttttaatttcaattgttttgacacatgtttgtttgagtaagaaaagttgagcaaattatgtttaagaaatttaggacatgatcctggatcaaatatcctataatcgaaagttttcaaggtagtttattttaaggatcataggttcagttgtcaaagtgcaagggttgtttagtataatcaaaatagtcaaggatcatacctgaggatccaagttaggatcctaacctttgatcaagataaccataagtgaaattttaacggataacaaggattaaggatccttattcgtTTAGCtttgagaacctgaaaaatggaacataacttgggactaagccaatgtaaaagataaattagtagctggggacatgcccaaaggataacggaggatgatcccaaaggatcactggggacaagcccaaaggataactggggacaagcccaaaggataactggggacaagcccaaaggataactggggacaagcccaaaggatcgtatgtaaactggagtatggcccttactggcgactatccaaacttagtgacatgaaaatgtcaaaaccttagctaacgtgaaaacgttagaaaccttatgaacggatgtatggtacgtctaccattatacgtaggatcctgggtatagccagtacgatgaggttgtcagccccggaagtgggtactggtcccaaagacgtgaactatatcaggatcatcgtgcgctgctgg
This genomic stretch from Helianthus annuus cultivar XRQ/B chromosome 8, HanXRQr2.0-SUNRISE, whole genome shotgun sequence harbors:
- the LOC118480885 gene encoding uncharacterized protein LOC118480885 → MVDIAGKSITGAVCFFRENGSSPSSGRDEVHWSESSRASCPTTSDLTGFRFLCFFFGGRVVIFSGRVLTNTAVMSGWRLQDYFMYLLACWGLGYQLIMYNPDAAMEVGGGGRRRRVEEKVLGFLWEKFYVFSKCGGKESLTQEDIDPCLHQKEVTQTFFNERF